Proteins from one Algicella marina genomic window:
- the phnE gene encoding phosphonate ABC transporter, permease protein PhnE, producing the protein MTAMVLHGQANAMFARKRLAALAVPVLLLTYFSYVFFAFDIPGLSERVSVENARTLVSDTYSYKTHVTQDNRSGAVEIAIEGERKGAYAEGTAPEWVTLGERTVIDLGRGHVVTFGDQVTYEVPGYGVIRTEPGRSGVNAVLPEGEVPDWISASRNRLMVTTNAGRVTITRNRSEVFRYSFGWELFFFTLDSPYYGMGPGELVARAAAGEAGAIWGDFWGNKMWRHGEVAWALVETVLMAFLGTFGAAMIALPLGFLAAKNFAPLGALRFVARRLFDFLRGVDGLIWTIVLSRAFGPGPLTGSLAILLTDTGSFGKMFSEALENIDGKEIEGIASTGAKPLQRYRFGVIPQITPVLLSQILYYLESNTRSATIIGAITGGGIGLLLTQAIITQKDWEEVSYFIVLIILMVMLMDTFSGWLRRKLIKGSGT; encoded by the coding sequence ATGACCGCGATGGTGCTGCACGGGCAGGCGAACGCGATGTTTGCGCGAAAGCGGCTAGCGGCACTGGCTGTTCCGGTGCTGCTGCTGACCTATTTCTCGTACGTTTTCTTTGCCTTCGACATTCCCGGTCTTTCGGAGCGCGTGAGCGTGGAGAATGCGCGAACGCTGGTTTCCGACACCTACAGCTACAAGACGCATGTGACGCAGGACAACCGTAGTGGCGCAGTGGAGATTGCCATCGAGGGAGAGCGCAAGGGCGCATATGCCGAAGGCACGGCGCCGGAGTGGGTGACGCTGGGCGAGCGGACGGTGATCGACCTTGGCCGCGGGCATGTGGTGACGTTCGGCGACCAGGTGACGTATGAGGTGCCGGGTTACGGCGTGATCAGGACGGAACCGGGGCGCAGCGGCGTCAACGCTGTTCTGCCGGAGGGCGAGGTGCCGGACTGGATCAGCGCATCGCGGAATCGCCTGATGGTGACAACCAATGCAGGACGGGTGACGATCACCCGCAATCGATCAGAGGTGTTCCGGTACTCATTCGGGTGGGAGTTGTTCTTCTTTACCCTCGACAGCCCCTATTATGGCATGGGGCCTGGGGAGTTGGTGGCGCGGGCAGCCGCCGGGGAAGCCGGTGCGATCTGGGGTGATTTCTGGGGCAACAAGATGTGGCGGCACGGGGAGGTCGCCTGGGCGCTGGTCGAAACGGTGCTGATGGCCTTTCTCGGTACGTTTGGGGCGGCGATGATCGCGCTGCCGTTGGGTTTTCTGGCGGCAAAGAACTTTGCGCCACTGGGGGCACTGCGGTTCGTGGCGCGGCGCTTGTTCGACTTCCTGCGCGGTGTGGATGGGCTGATCTGGACCATCGTTCTGTCTCGCGCCTTCGGGCCGGGGCCGCTGACCGGATCTCTGGCGATCCTGCTGACGGATACCGGCTCTTTCGGCAAGATGTTCTCCGAAGCGCTGGAAAACATTGATGGCAAGGAGATCGAAGGCATTGCCTCCACCGGGGCCAAACCGTTGCAGCGATATCGATTTGGGGTGATCCCGCAAATCACGCCGGTGTTGCTCTCCCAGATCCTCTACTACCTTGAATCCAATACCCGCTCCGCGACCATCATCGGGGCCATTACCGGTGGTGGCATCGGCCTGTTGTTGACGCAGGCGATCATTACCCAGAAGGATTGGGAGGAGGTGAGTTATTTCATCGTCCTGATCATCCTGATGGTGATGCTGATGGACACGTTCTCCGGCTGGTTGCGGCGCAAGCTTATCAAGGGATCCGGAACCTGA
- the phnC gene encoding phosphonate ABC transporter ATP-binding protein, which produces MLEIRNLTKSFGANIAVDAVSVAVAKPMMIGIIGRSGAGKSTLLRMMNRLTDASSGEILFEGRDVTRLKGAEKRGWQAQCAMIFQQFNLVPRMDVVSNVLHGTLNRRSTLATMFSLFPEADIHRAIDILDRLGIAEHAPKRAEALSGGQQQRVAIARALMQDPKIILADEPIASLDPMNAQVVMQSLRRIHEEDGRTVIANLHTLDTARRYCDRVIGMLHGRVVFDGTPEQLTTGTARDIYGADDSFSEAATSTEIETLDAAAARERAAVGV; this is translated from the coding sequence ATGCTGGAAATCCGGAACCTAACGAAGTCCTTCGGGGCGAATATCGCTGTCGATGCCGTTTCTGTTGCGGTGGCAAAGCCGATGATGATCGGTATCATCGGTCGATCCGGTGCCGGCAAATCGACACTGCTGCGGATGATGAACCGGCTGACGGATGCCAGCTCCGGCGAGATCCTGTTCGAGGGGCGCGACGTGACGCGGCTGAAAGGTGCCGAGAAACGGGGCTGGCAGGCGCAATGCGCGATGATCTTCCAGCAGTTCAACCTCGTGCCGCGCATGGACGTGGTTTCCAATGTGCTGCACGGTACTTTGAACCGGCGCTCTACGTTGGCGACGATGTTCAGCCTGTTTCCGGAAGCGGACATCCACCGGGCCATCGACATTCTGGATCGGCTGGGCATAGCCGAACACGCGCCGAAACGGGCGGAGGCCCTCTCTGGCGGGCAGCAGCAGCGGGTGGCGATCGCGCGGGCGCTGATGCAGGATCCGAAGATCATTCTGGCTGACGAGCCGATCGCATCTCTCGACCCGATGAACGCGCAGGTGGTGATGCAATCGCTGCGCCGCATTCATGAGGAAGACGGACGCACTGTCATCGCCAACCTGCACACCCTTGATACCGCGCGCCGCTATTGCGACCGGGTAATTGGCATGCTGCATGGCCGTGTCGTCTTCGACGGAACGCCGGAGCAACTGACAACGGGCACGGCGCGCGACATTTACGGCGCGGATGACAGCTTCTCCGAAGCGGCGACTTCCACGGAGATCGAAACTCTTGATGCAGCGGCGGCCAGGGAAAGGGCCGCCGTTGGCGTTTGA
- the phnF gene encoding phosphonate metabolism transcriptional regulator PhnF — MPRTPIWQSIATTLTHEIAGGHYPPGARMPTEAALSSRFGVNRHTVRRALKRMSEDGLVHSRRGAGVFVAMKPMDYAIGRRTRFHQNLAAAGQTPGKKILHLETRQSDTREAEALALPAGADVHAYEGLSLADGQPIAVSRSIFPAAPFPGFLDDLAELGSITAALARHGIADYTRASTRLTAKAATATQALHLRIAENAPLLQAVAINIDTTGMPIEYGHTWFAGERVTLTLSDPALQDAQMS, encoded by the coding sequence ATGCCCCGCACTCCGATCTGGCAATCCATAGCCACGACACTCACGCATGAAATCGCCGGCGGTCACTATCCGCCCGGCGCCCGAATGCCGACGGAGGCGGCTCTATCCTCCCGCTTCGGTGTCAATCGTCACACCGTCCGCCGCGCACTCAAGCGCATGTCGGAGGACGGCCTCGTCCACAGCCGCCGCGGCGCAGGTGTCTTCGTCGCCATGAAGCCGATGGATTATGCCATCGGGCGCCGCACCCGGTTTCACCAGAACCTCGCTGCTGCGGGACAGACACCGGGCAAAAAGATCCTGCATCTCGAAACCCGTCAGTCCGATACGCGAGAGGCGGAAGCGCTGGCGCTGCCAGCAGGCGCGGACGTGCATGCCTACGAAGGCCTGTCGCTGGCTGATGGTCAGCCTATCGCCGTCTCCCGCAGCATCTTTCCAGCCGCGCCCTTTCCCGGTTTTCTCGACGATCTTGCCGAACTGGGCTCGATCACAGCCGCCCTCGCCCGCCACGGCATTGCGGACTACACCCGTGCCTCAACCCGCCTCACCGCCAAGGCGGCAACCGCGACGCAGGCCCTGCATCTACGCATCGCTGAGAACGCGCCGCTCCTGCAGGCAGTCGCCATCAACATCGACACCACGGGCATGCCAATTGAATACGGCCATACCTGGTTCGCGGGCGAAAGGGTCACACTCACGCTGTCAGATCCGGCCTTGCAGGATGCGCAAATGTCATGA
- a CDS encoding TrkH family potassium uptake protein, protein MSRLIKVVKRRAVSLPPPIILAGLYAVLIALGALALMTPMATTRVISLSDALFTATSAVTVTGLAVLDTGADLTFFGQVVVTVLIQLGGLGLMTFAVLVFAALGLPVGITGHIYLREDLNQSSMHQLMRLVKTIVKVVVVCEGIGALCLTLAFIPHSGFWQGLWESVFHSVSAFNNAGFSTFPGGLVPFAVHPVVNIVIPVLFIVGGIGYVVISDLFLHRPKHGWSLHTKIMLLGTAILIPMSVGLFAVLEWNNPGTLGAYDSVPARLVISWFQGVTTRTAGFNTTDIAALHDSTALMFISLMLIGGGPTSTAGGIKVTTFVIMILATVAFFRRQTQLHAFGRSIGLEQVLKVMALTAISLILVFLGIFVMTASHDGHFLDISFEVASAFGTVGLSRDYTDDLSGFGRAVIIGIMFLGRVGPLTLGFFLATRTTPRVRYPEGQLHLG, encoded by the coding sequence GTGTCACGCTTGATAAAGGTGGTGAAGCGGCGTGCAGTCTCGTTGCCGCCGCCGATTATCCTCGCAGGTCTTTATGCAGTGCTCATTGCGCTCGGAGCGCTGGCGCTGATGACACCGATGGCGACCACGCGGGTCATCAGCCTTTCCGATGCGCTGTTCACGGCGACCTCCGCCGTTACGGTGACCGGGCTGGCGGTGCTGGATACTGGCGCGGACCTGACGTTTTTCGGGCAGGTGGTGGTAACGGTGCTGATACAGCTCGGCGGGTTGGGGTTGATGACCTTTGCCGTTTTGGTCTTTGCGGCGCTGGGGCTGCCGGTGGGAATCACGGGGCACATATATCTGCGTGAGGACCTGAACCAGAGTTCCATGCACCAGTTGATGCGTCTGGTGAAAACGATCGTGAAGGTGGTGGTGGTCTGCGAGGGTATCGGGGCGCTGTGCCTGACGCTGGCGTTCATTCCGCACTCCGGCTTCTGGCAGGGATTGTGGGAGTCGGTCTTCCATTCGGTTTCCGCATTCAACAACGCTGGTTTTTCGACCTTTCCCGGCGGGCTGGTGCCATTCGCCGTGCATCCGGTTGTAAACATCGTGATCCCGGTGTTGTTCATCGTTGGCGGCATTGGCTACGTGGTGATCAGCGATCTGTTTCTGCACAGGCCGAAGCATGGCTGGTCTCTGCACACCAAGATCATGCTGCTTGGTACGGCGATTCTCATCCCGATGTCGGTGGGCCTTTTCGCGGTGCTTGAATGGAACAATCCGGGCACACTGGGGGCATATGACAGCGTACCTGCGCGTTTGGTGATCAGTTGGTTCCAGGGGGTCACGACGCGGACGGCGGGGTTCAACACGACCGATATTGCGGCGCTGCATGATAGTACGGCGCTGATGTTCATTTCGCTGATGCTGATCGGTGGCGGGCCGACGTCCACGGCCGGCGGGATCAAGGTGACGACTTTCGTGATCATGATCCTTGCGACGGTCGCGTTCTTCCGCCGACAGACACAGCTTCACGCATTCGGGAGATCCATTGGGCTGGAGCAGGTCTTGAAGGTGATGGCGCTGACGGCGATCTCCCTGATCCTTGTTTTCCTTGGAATTTTCGTAATGACAGCCAGCCATGACGGGCATTTTCTGGACATCAGCTTCGAGGTGGCGAGTGCGTTTGGCACGGTAGGCCTTTCGCGTGACTATACCGATGATCTTTCCGGCTTCGGGCGGGCGGTTATCATCGGCATCATGTTTCTGGGAAGAGTGGGGCCGCTGACGCTCGGATTTTTCCTCGCTACCCGGACGACACCGAGGGTTCGCTATCCCGAAGGCCAGCTGCACCTAGGCTGA
- the phnH gene encoding phosphonate C-P lyase system protein PhnH — translation MESAALEGGFSNAPVDAAHAFRAVMNAMARPGVISELAGAVPPAPLSVAAGVVLLTLCDPETPVYLAPSRNNEAVRSWITFHTGAPFSSVETAMFAVGHWTELKSRGFTVGTPAYPDRSATLIVELERLMPEGATLRGPGIRDTTALSLPEVEAFQSNARLFPLGLDHLFTCGNRLAGLPRTTKVS, via the coding sequence ATGGAAAGCGCAGCGCTCGAGGGAGGTTTCAGCAATGCGCCCGTTGATGCCGCTCATGCCTTTCGCGCGGTGATGAACGCGATGGCCAGGCCCGGAGTAATCTCCGAACTGGCAGGTGCGGTGCCGCCAGCGCCGCTATCGGTTGCGGCCGGTGTGGTTCTTCTGACGCTGTGCGATCCGGAAACGCCTGTGTATCTGGCGCCATCGAGGAACAACGAGGCGGTGCGAAGCTGGATCACGTTCCATACCGGCGCCCCTTTTTCATCTGTGGAGACGGCGATGTTTGCGGTCGGGCATTGGACGGAACTGAAAAGCCGCGGCTTCACTGTGGGCACGCCAGCGTACCCGGACCGCTCGGCGACCCTGATCGTCGAGTTGGAGCGGTTGATGCCGGAGGGCGCTACCCTGCGCGGACCCGGCATCCGGGACACCACGGCCCTCTCCCTGCCCGAGGTCGAGGCCTTCCAGTCGAACGCGCGGTTGTTCCCGTTGGGCCTTGACCATCTGTTCACCTGCGGCAACCGGCTGGCCGGGCTGCCACGTACGACGAAGGTGTCGTGA
- the phnG gene encoding phosphonate C-P lyase system protein PhnG: MDGTPDPNAARKAWMSLLAKAPAVAVKQAWAHYGDVPEHSVLRAPEIGGVMVRGRAGAVGAPFNLGEMTVTRASVRLEEGAVGHGYVQGRDRDKALIAALVDALMQTDAAARLETMVLEPLRGELRKKADHRAAKAAATKVDFFTLVRGED, translated from the coding sequence ATGGACGGCACACCGGACCCGAACGCGGCCCGCAAGGCGTGGATGAGCCTGTTGGCGAAAGCCCCTGCAGTCGCGGTGAAGCAGGCGTGGGCGCATTATGGTGATGTGCCGGAACACAGCGTCCTGCGTGCTCCCGAGATCGGCGGAGTCATGGTTCGGGGCCGTGCCGGAGCCGTGGGTGCGCCATTCAATCTTGGGGAAATGACGGTGACACGCGCCTCGGTGCGGCTGGAGGAGGGAGCTGTCGGCCATGGGTATGTTCAGGGCCGGGACAGAGACAAGGCACTGATAGCGGCCTTGGTGGATGCGCTGATGCAGACAGATGCGGCGGCGCGGCTGGAGACGATGGTGCTGGAGCCGCTGCGTGGCGAACTCCGCAAGAAGGCTGACCATCGAGCGGCGAAGGCAGCTGCCACCAAGGTAGACTTCTTTACACTGGTACGAGGAGAGGACTGA
- a CDS encoding chloramphenicol acetyltransferase has translation MARLKAETPFIHPDCEIVDARMGRFVEIGRGSRVAHSVIGDYSYCDRFADIANAQIGKFSNIASYARIGATDHPMDKASLHHFHYRSADYFDDAEHDEDWFAHRRSRRTRIGHDTWLGHGAQVRPEVTIGDGAVVAGGAIVTKDVAPYMIVAGIPAVPLRERYRPDVAERMQALAWWDWSYAELRAALDDFRSLNAEAFLEKYGG, from the coding sequence GTGGCAAGACTGAAGGCCGAGACGCCATTTATCCATCCCGATTGCGAGATAGTCGATGCCCGGATGGGGCGCTTCGTGGAGATCGGGCGCGGCAGCAGGGTGGCGCATTCGGTGATCGGCGACTATTCCTATTGCGACCGTTTCGCCGACATCGCGAACGCACAGATCGGCAAGTTTTCCAATATCGCCAGTTATGCGCGCATCGGTGCGACCGATCATCCGATGGACAAGGCGAGTCTGCACCACTTTCACTATCGTTCGGCCGATTATTTTGATGACGCCGAGCATGACGAAGATTGGTTTGCGCATCGCCGGAGCCGCCGGACGCGGATCGGCCATGACACCTGGCTCGGGCACGGAGCGCAGGTGCGCCCGGAGGTGACAATCGGCGATGGCGCCGTGGTGGCCGGAGGGGCGATCGTGACCAAAGATGTCGCGCCTTACATGATCGTTGCCGGAATCCCGGCGGTGCCGCTGCGGGAGCGTTACCGGCCGGATGTGGCAGAGCGGATGCAGGCGCTGGCGTGGTGGGACTGGAGCTATGCCGAGCTGCGAGCGGCGCTGGACGATTTTCGCAGTCTGAATGCCGAGGCGTTTCTGGAGAAATACGGCGGTTGA
- a CDS encoding carbon-phosphorus lyase complex subunit PhnI, with the protein MYVAVKGGEKAIDNAHAWLAEERRGDNSIAELSVAQIREQLALAVNRVMAEGSLYDPDLAALAIKQSRGDLIEAIFLIRAYRTTLPRFGGSEPVETDRMACDRRISATFKDAPGGQVLGPTFDYTHRLLDFKLAADGEVPEAAMATSDRIQTPHIMSFLDREGLVQDEPEGAEAPPDLTREPLELPAERALRLQSLTRGDEGFILGMAYSTQRGYARNHAFVAELRIGTVEVEMEVPELGFAIEIGEITLTECETVNQFKGSKTEPPQFTRGYGLVFGQTERKAISMALVDRALRWEELGEDDTGAPAQDAEFVLYHADNIQATGFLEHIKLPHYVDFQSELELIRRLRREAGAAVAEAAE; encoded by the coding sequence ATGTATGTAGCAGTCAAAGGTGGCGAAAAGGCCATCGACAATGCCCACGCCTGGCTGGCCGAGGAGCGGCGTGGCGACAACAGCATCGCGGAACTGTCGGTAGCGCAGATACGTGAGCAACTGGCGTTGGCCGTAAACCGGGTCATGGCCGAGGGATCGCTCTACGATCCCGATCTGGCGGCGCTGGCGATCAAGCAGTCTAGGGGCGATCTGATCGAGGCGATTTTTCTGATCCGGGCCTACCGTACGACGCTGCCGCGCTTCGGCGGTTCCGAACCGGTGGAGACAGACCGAATGGCCTGCGACCGGCGGATCTCAGCGACGTTCAAGGACGCCCCAGGCGGGCAGGTGCTGGGACCGACCTTCGATTACACTCACCGATTGCTCGATTTCAAACTGGCGGCCGACGGGGAGGTGCCGGAGGCGGCAATGGCCACCTCGGACCGAATTCAGACACCGCATATCATGTCGTTCCTGGATCGGGAGGGCCTTGTCCAGGACGAGCCGGAGGGCGCGGAGGCACCACCTGACCTGACGCGCGAGCCGCTCGAGCTTCCGGCGGAGCGGGCTCTGCGGCTGCAATCCCTCACCCGAGGGGATGAGGGATTCATCCTAGGCATGGCCTATTCGACGCAGCGCGGTTATGCGCGAAACCATGCCTTCGTGGCAGAGCTTCGGATCGGTACGGTGGAGGTCGAGATGGAGGTGCCGGAACTTGGGTTCGCCATCGAAATCGGGGAGATCACGCTGACGGAGTGCGAGACCGTCAACCAATTCAAGGGTTCGAAGACGGAGCCGCCGCAGTTTACCCGGGGCTATGGGCTCGTTTTCGGGCAGACGGAACGCAAGGCGATATCCATGGCGCTGGTGGATCGGGCACTGCGCTGGGAGGAACTGGGCGAAGACGACACCGGCGCTCCGGCGCAGGACGCGGAATTCGTTCTCTACCATGCCGACAACATTCAGGCGACGGGGTTTCTGGAGCACATCAAGCTGCCGCATTACGTGGATTTCCAGAGTGAATTGGAATTGATCCGCAGGTTGCGGCGCGAGGCCGGGGCGGCTGTGGCCGAGGCCGCGGAATGA
- a CDS encoding alpha-D-ribose 1-methylphosphonate 5-triphosphate diphosphatase produces MNTGQDSLCLQGGKILRGGALEDGTLGIAGALLADAGNAPVLETTGYLVLPGIIDLHGDAFEHHMAPRPTAPLPFAMGLVGVDSDAAANGVTTAWMAQSWSWEGGARGPDYAVGLLEALEAYRPQAGTDLRIQIRCETHTMETEGRLIDAIRRFRLGYVVFNNHLEEALEMGRRDLASLTGWASRTGRTPQQHLDLVLSLKARDAEASAYLARLSAVFAQEGVRSGSHDDADTATRTRFADLGARICEFPTGVAAARAAHTAGDPVLMGAPNIVRGGSQSGNIAAADLVAEGLCDALVSDYHYPTLARAAFRLADDGLLSLADAWALISCNPARIMAMPDRGELADGRRADLVIIDEYSRRIEGTMVAGRWTHLSGNLAARLARSPLRARVAAE; encoded by the coding sequence ATGAACACCGGCCAAGATTCGCTCTGCTTGCAGGGCGGCAAGATCCTGCGTGGCGGCGCCCTTGAGGATGGCACGCTCGGCATCGCCGGCGCGCTTCTGGCTGACGCTGGCAATGCACCGGTGCTGGAAACCACCGGCTATCTCGTCCTGCCGGGGATAATCGACCTGCATGGAGACGCCTTCGAACATCACATGGCCCCGCGTCCTACCGCCCCGCTGCCATTTGCCATGGGCCTCGTCGGGGTCGACAGCGACGCCGCGGCAAACGGCGTCACCACCGCATGGATGGCCCAAAGCTGGAGCTGGGAAGGCGGCGCTCGTGGTCCGGATTATGCCGTTGGTCTGCTGGAGGCGCTGGAGGCCTATCGCCCGCAGGCTGGCACCGACCTGCGCATTCAGATCCGCTGCGAAACCCATACGATGGAAACCGAGGGCCGACTGATTGATGCAATCCGCCGTTTCCGTCTTGGGTATGTCGTCTTCAACAACCATCTCGAGGAAGCGCTGGAAATGGGCCGCCGCGATCTGGCCAGCCTGACAGGTTGGGCCTCGCGGACCGGGCGGACACCGCAGCAGCACCTCGATCTGGTCTTGTCGCTCAAGGCGAGGGATGCGGAGGCTTCCGCCTATCTCGCCCGCCTTTCCGCCGTATTTGCGCAAGAGGGCGTGCGGTCCGGCTCCCACGACGATGCCGACACCGCAACGCGTACCCGCTTCGCCGACCTTGGCGCCCGGATTTGCGAGTTCCCGACAGGCGTGGCCGCCGCTCGCGCCGCCCATACAGCAGGCGATCCGGTGTTGATGGGTGCGCCGAACATCGTCCGTGGCGGGTCGCAATCAGGTAACATCGCCGCGGCCGACCTGGTGGCAGAGGGACTCTGTGACGCCCTGGTGTCGGATTATCATTACCCCACTCTCGCCCGTGCTGCCTTCCGCCTCGCGGATGACGGGCTCCTGTCACTCGCCGATGCATGGGCACTGATCTCCTGCAATCCTGCACGGATCATGGCCATGCCCGACAGGGGCGAACTGGCCGACGGCCGGCGCGCTGACCTCGTCATCATCGATGAGTACAGCCGCCGCATCGAAGGCACAATGGTTGCCGGACGATGGACCCACCTCTCCGGAAATCTTGCCGCTCGCCTTGCTCGCTCACCACTCCGCGCCCGCGTGGCTGCGGAGTAA
- the phnE gene encoding phosphonate ABC transporter, permease protein PhnE, whose translation MRNIHDEYLAQVRAKRLLNTILLLVFIVLMVAGFQTANARNAGGFIDGLPNTFDFMADVVGEAVERAHLLPGYFVKYLPSLIETVNIAGASTLLGALFALCISMLVTRGLAPVPWAIMPLRRVLDILRAVPEIVVALVLIFLLGGGPVPAMIAIALHTVGALGKLFSEVNENASLKPVEGLESVGAGWVQRMMLGVVPQVAPNYLSYALLRFEINIRASAILGFVGAGGIGYDLRNTMSWGQGKFDEAAAIFLLLFMTIVIVDQISSHFRNRLTHGAMRGEARV comes from the coding sequence ATGCGCAACATTCACGATGAATATCTGGCCCAGGTACGGGCGAAACGGCTGCTGAACACTATCCTGCTGCTGGTGTTCATCGTGCTGATGGTCGCAGGTTTTCAAACCGCGAATGCCCGCAACGCCGGCGGGTTCATCGATGGGCTGCCGAACACCTTCGATTTCATGGCCGACGTGGTTGGCGAGGCGGTGGAACGTGCGCATCTGTTGCCCGGGTATTTTGTGAAATACCTGCCCTCACTTATCGAAACGGTGAACATCGCGGGCGCCTCGACGCTGCTGGGGGCTCTGTTCGCGCTCTGCATATCAATGCTGGTGACACGCGGTCTGGCGCCGGTGCCCTGGGCAATCATGCCGTTGCGACGGGTGCTGGACATTCTGCGGGCCGTGCCCGAGATCGTGGTGGCGCTGGTGCTGATCTTCCTGCTGGGCGGCGGCCCGGTGCCGGCGATGATCGCAATAGCGCTGCATACGGTCGGGGCTCTCGGCAAGCTTTTTTCGGAGGTGAACGAGAACGCCTCGCTGAAGCCGGTGGAAGGGCTGGAATCGGTCGGTGCGGGCTGGGTGCAGCGAATGATGCTGGGAGTGGTGCCGCAGGTGGCGCCGAATTACCTGAGCTATGCGTTGCTGCGGTTCGAGATAAATATCCGCGCTTCCGCCATCCTTGGCTTTGTCGGTGCAGGCGGCATCGGCTACGACTTGCGCAACACAATGAGTTGGGGGCAGGGCAAGTTCGATGAGGCCGCGGCAATATTCCTGCTGTTGTTCATGACAATTGTGATTGTCGACCAGATCTCGAGCCATTTCCGCAACCGGTTGACGCATGGCGCGATGCGCGGGGAGGCACGGGTATGA
- the phnD gene encoding phosphonate ABC transporter substrate-binding protein, producing MKNLLAAALATTMLTGVAYADGHEITEFRIGLLGGENAQDRLNSNECLRAYTEEALGVPTKLFAPADYNGVIQGLLGGTLDMAWLGASAYAAVYMQDPEAVEPVLVKINLDGSYGYHSIGFARKDSGITSLDGMQGKIFGFGDPNSTSGYLIPSIEIPQEGEEITMESGDYFGEVKFTGGHEQTIVAVNNGDIDGGVTWADGQGEWEDGYNSGALRKAVDAGLVDMNDLVEIWRSKPIPEGPVVLSKSLPADVKATMVELVDGLHEADADCAYGVAAGESLGFDPITHDAYVSIVEARKAKSN from the coding sequence ATGAAAAATCTGCTTGCTGCTGCGCTTGCGACGACGATGCTGACGGGCGTGGCCTATGCCGACGGCCATGAAATCACCGAATTCCGCATCGGTCTTCTGGGCGGCGAGAACGCTCAGGACCGCCTGAACTCCAACGAATGCCTGCGGGCCTACACCGAGGAAGCGCTGGGCGTGCCGACAAAACTTTTCGCCCCTGCCGATTACAACGGGGTGATCCAGGGACTGCTGGGCGGAACGCTGGACATGGCTTGGCTGGGCGCTTCCGCCTACGCGGCCGTGTATATGCAGGATCCGGAAGCCGTGGAGCCCGTGCTGGTGAAGATCAATCTCGATGGATCCTACGGTTATCATTCCATCGGCTTTGCGCGTAAGGACAGCGGCATCACCTCGCTCGACGGCATGCAGGGCAAGATTTTCGGCTTCGGCGATCCGAACTCGACCTCCGGCTATCTGATCCCGTCCATCGAGATCCCTCAGGAAGGCGAAGAGATCACGATGGAATCCGGCGACTACTTCGGCGAAGTGAAGTTCACAGGTGGCCATGAGCAGACGATCGTGGCCGTGAACAACGGTGATATCGACGGCGGCGTCACCTGGGCCGACGGTCAGGGCGAATGGGAAGACGGATACAATTCCGGCGCACTGCGCAAGGCTGTGGATGCCGGCCTCGTCGATATGAACGATCTCGTGGAAATCTGGCGCTCCAAGCCGATCCCGGAAGGCCCGGTGGTGCTGAGCAAATCCCTGCCGGCGGACGTGAAGGCAACGATGGTCGAACTGGTTGACGGCCTGCACGAAGCCGATGCCGACTGCGCCTATGGCGTTGCGGCCGGTGAAAGCCTCGGGTTCGATCCGATCACCCATGACGCCTACGTTTCGATCGTGGAAGCCCGCAAGGCGAAATCCAACTGA